The sequence GGCCTTTCCGCACGTTGCACCCACCAACTAGAGCCTTGGGCCGGCGGGGCCAAAATTGCTGCTAATCTGTCCACAAGCGATCTTTGTTTCGTGGCTTGGCGAATGTATGGCCTGGCGGCACAAGGGCGAGAGAAAAGGGTGGGTCgcaattttttaatattatttcctCGGCCACCAGAAGACAGCCCCTTAGTAATGGGCGAGGAAAAATCGCCGAAATCAAAGCAGCCCATGCAGCAATGAGAAGAAGTGCCGAGGATTTCGAGGAGCATCTCCTATTCCCCTTTAGGGGTCCCCAtgttctgttcttttttttttttcttatcgcTTAGCTTCGCTTCTGTCCCCGCCAGATAGCAAGGTGGAAACGAGAGAACCAGCTTGGAGATTAGATACAGTGAGCCATGCATAGATGTAGGTGTGTGTCTGTGTGCATGCCTTGGGACAAATCACGGAAattagaaaaagaagctctgCCTTAGTATCTACTAAGGTGCTTAGTCGGCTATCGGCGATGACGTCAATTACGCAGATAGCAGTAGTACGTAGCTGCGGGTAGATGCAGCAGCTTATACCTACATCCAGTAATGTGGGAGATTCCGTCAGTGTGAATAATATCTCGAGTACCTACATCAAGGAATGGCCGGCTGCTACCCTGTATCTTGATGCCAAGTGCCGAAGGATTCTGATGAACCAGTGCTTATGTTCACAACAACGCTCTTGGGCctggaaagaagaataacGCAAATTCACAAAATCTCTCTTCTCGGACCCGGCCGGCATGAATGAGAGAATAAGAGTTTGAACAATGGAAGCAAGGTCGAAGAGTAGATGTTTCGTGAATGTGTACAACCAAGACTCATGCCCATTACAAAGTAGCACATGGGCAGCCGATCCCTCTTTGGAATTATCCCCTACAAGCAGGAACGCATTTCGCCTTCAACCACCAATCTTCCCGAGGTTAAACCCCATCAAAAGGACCTATCATTACTAAACGTAACATTAGGCTTTCCCGTCTcccatgcagcagcagaggaaaagCGCGGCTAAATCCGGCAActgcagagaaaagaagggaaaaaatggATCTCGCATACATTGCACTATCTCGACCTCACGCTAGAGCGCCTAGTTTACGCAACCCGCAAACCTCTTTGAAGCGCTGCCCCATCAGGAAAACCGTCCCTATTGCGGCAGCACTGCTTGGGTAAGCAGCCACGCCTTACAAATGACTTTGGGCGAATAGCTGCGCGGCGCTGTGACGTGCTCACAGCTACGACGTCCAGAGTCGAGCCACTTCGGCGTCGCAGCGCCGGGCGTGATGCGGGTGGATTTGAAATCGAAAAAGAGCTGCGGCCGTTTGGATCGATATGGCGATGTAGCcagtagtatatatatatcgcgGGGAGGGGAAGCTGGAGTTCGTTTTTGTCCATGTCAATctatctcatctcatctcagcGCAGCTTTTTGAAGAAAGCAATATACCACCTATATAATAACACTGCTCTATACCCCGCCATtcgaacaagaagaagatcaaATAAGAGCTTCAACAAGACAGCAAAAGAATAACGTTAATCAATCTTAAGAACAAAAACATAAACACACTACACACAACTCACAACCAAACAATGGCCGTCATCTCCACAGTCCCCCGCGGCGACGTCACCGCAAACCTCAACTTCTTCACGGCCCCCTCCGACGGCGAGGTCCCCTTCAACCTCGTCGGCGACGGCCACGCCCCGGAACTCGCCCGCCGCAACTACGGCGACGACTTCCACGACGTCGTCATCCACGACGTCCGCGGCCGCGAGTCCGACTTCAACGTCGACCGCGACGCCTTTGAGCTCGTCCAGGGCGTGCCGCCCTCCGCAGAGCCGGACTTCGTCGACGAGGACTCCATCAAGAAGAACTACTACCCAGAGGTCGAgcgcctgctgctggacAAGATCCCCGGCGCCGACAAGGTCTACATCTTTGACCACACCATCCGCCGCTCCGACCCAGACGCCCACCGCTCGCCCGTCCTGCGCGTCCACATTGACCAGACCGCCGCGTCGACGGAGAAGCGCGTGCGCCGCTACTTCCCCGACGAGGCCGACGAGCTGCTCAAGCGCCGCTACCGCATCGTCAATGTGTGGCGAAGCCTGAACAAGGGTCCTATCGAGGCCACGCCCCTCGCCCTGGCGGCTTCGGCCACGCTCGACGAGAAGGACGTCACTCCCATCTCGCACCGCTACGCCGATGGCTACAATGGCGAGACGGCCGCCGTCAACTACAACCCCAACCAGAAGTTCTACTACTTCAGCGGCATGACTCCCGATGAGCGTCTCCTGATTGAGTGCTTCGACAGCGATTCTCTGAAGCCTGGCTCCAAGATTGGTGGGCGGACGCCTCACACTGCTTTTGTTGACCCCAGGACGAGGCCTGATGCCGAGGGACGAGAGAGCATTGAAGTCCGAGCCTTGGTCTTTGGTAAATAAGGAAAGACAattacaagaaaaagaaaaagaaaaaaaaaaaaactgcccGGCCTTGTTGGGGAAATTTAGCTTTGGGATGCATAAACCGGCGCCTATGCCTGATTTTATAGGGGTGTGCAAATAATGTAACAAACTGCATGGTAGAGGATGTTGGCATGTTTACTTGCTTTGTGGGATAGTCTTCTTTTTAGCTAGCGTTGAAATAGGGTGAGATACGATTTGTATAATGAACAAGAACAATCATTTCAATTTTCAAAACACATCTATCTGTGTGTCTCCTGCATTAGTGCTATGTAAGAACAACATGCTTGCCGGcaataaagcagcagcagcagcagcagcagcagcattccGCCAAAGCTGTCCAAACCCAAACATAGcttgccaaaaaaaaaaaaaaggaaatcaaAGCATCAACTCAAAGTCTtgcctcccccttttttgtcTGGCCCAGGCCCACCCAAGCCCGGTCTAGTCATCACCATGATAGCAACAGTCAATCCAATATCTGGGCTATCTCCCTACTATCGCCATAAGGAGAGacgggagaaaaaaagaaaaaagaaaaggaagacctGGAAAACAGAACCATTTGCGTATATAACTAGAAACCAtagaaggaaggaagaaacaaagaaatccAGATACCACCTCATGGCTGATATCGAAAGCAGCTAGGGGAATACCAAGCCACAAAATCCAAGTAGAACAAACAACATAGCGCGGTAactaacaaaagaaaagaaaagagaaataaaatggagaaaaggagaagaagaagaaaaaaaatttagaGTGTTAACTCTGACATGAAAATAGGTTGGAGTCGAAGGAatgtaagaaagaaaaataataaatgaAAAGCCATTcttccctcccccccttccGGTGGATAGGTAGATATAGAGGAGAGAATGAGCTTATAAGAGAGAAAACCGGGACGCCAGCCGTCGCTTCGCCATGCCGTGAAATGCATATATTCCTGTACTCgaccttttcctttttttgtcgTCGCTTTTTATAATGATGAGACTTCTGTTTGTCTCTTGCTCAAAGACAGCGTGTGCATTGCGTAGCCAAACTCATAACCAGTTAAACACTTTGGGTTGATTGATTTCAACCTCGACGACCCTTTCCACGGCCGCTACCGCTGGTTCCTTGGCGGCTCATAGCCACACCACCGGTCTGGCTGCTCTGTCGGCTCATCggggctgctgcggccgccGATAGGGCTGCCAAGGAGAGGCTTTGGTGGATCGGGCTTGGCTGATCGCGAATGTTGCTGGAGGGGATGCCAAGAGCGTCACGGAGATTCTCTGGATCATCACGAGCAGCGCTCGTAAAAGCGACATATCGGCCCTGGTGATAGGGCACGGCTACGGCCTCAAGAATCTTGCGCAAGCCACTGGACGCATCAAGGTGAGCTCCAGGCTTATGTGTTTGGTCATACTGCTTGAATAGGCCCATGACAGAAAGATCCGAGGCAATGTCATCTTGTGACAGGGGAACGGGGAAGTTCTGATCAGCAGATCTGGGATATGGCTTGAGGTACTGCTGGGGaaccggcggcggcatcttgGGCGGCTCTTGGGCATGCATCAAGTCCAGGTTGGCTGGGATCTCAAAGTTGGCGATACCCTCGATGCCCAGAATCTTGTCATCCAGGAAGTTCTGGTTCGCTCCACCCCTAGTGCTGCGAGTTGCATGCGAGACCTGTCGCTCCATCATGGGGGCAGCAGACGGCTGAGAGTCGGCGTCATCCTTGTCATTGTCGTTGCTGTCGCCATTGCCGAATTCGCTGTCATCCGGAGACGAGGCGTTGCCGTTGCCACGGTTGCGCAGCACGTACTGGTGAGCAGCGAGGGCAGCCGTGTTGTAATGTAGAGACAGCTCCTTGTCTGTAAAGAGCTTGTCGATGCTGTAAACGGGGCCGTTctgcttggcggcggcgcgggCCTTTTCCGATTGCCATAGGGGAGTCGTGCTGTTGGGATCCAGGGCCCGGCGCGAGGGCACCGGTGATCCATCATCTTCGCCCTGGTtgcgcttgcgcttcttgccGTCGGGGAAGACCTGGAGATCTTCGGCATCTTTGCGCAGCCGAGTCGCACGCTTGCCATGGGCACCACCGGGGCTAGCGGGGTTGGTCAGGCTGAATTGATTTGGATTGAGCAGCAGGGCATTGGAGTCGTTGATCTCCAgcacttctttttctctgttcAGACGGTTCTTCTTTTGTGTGAGGCTGTTGATCAGCCGGTCGCGGAGCGTCTCAGTCAGAGCTCGATGCTCTCGTTTGGCCGTCTCGACCTTGTACGCGTGCGTGTTCTTGTATTCTTGTACCTTTCGTTCATATTCGTTCTGTTTAAAACACGGCATGTGTTAGCCAGCTTATAAGTGACGCCACCATGCAGACCTTGACAaaatgaggaaaaaaaaaaaaagaggaagtaaGTGAAAGTGTGTTGTATCTCCTTTCGTCTTctacctctctctcccctctctctctctatggGCTCttccttattcttttcttacCTTGGACTGTACAAGCTGGAAGTCGCGGATCTCAATCAGATCCTCCACCTCGTCAATGAAGTCCGGGAAGCGGATTCCCGCCATGTCCATGAGGCTCCGGGCGCCATCGGCATGTACCGGCGGCCCCTGGGCCTGTCTGTGTTCCTGGAGCAGCTCGGCCGCCTTCTCGAGGGCGTTGGGGGCGTACGGGTCGAAGCGCTGCACAAGGCCGACCTCGTACTGGATTTTCTGCAGCTGGTCGCGGTAGGTGAGGTCTCGGTCGCGCTGCAGCTTGTCGTTCATGACCGACAGGCGCTCAATGAGGGCCTGTCGCTTGCGGTCACGCTTGGATTGGGAGGCTGCGGCCGGTGAGCGGCGGTCCAGCTTGACGCCCACGGCGGAGGCGACTCCTTCGCTCGCCTCCATTGCGGGATCAGGGAGCGAGAGAGACTGGTGGTGTaaggacgatgaagatgaatttTTTGGCGTTTTCTGCTGCAAGACTGTTTTTCCAAGACGCAGCACGGAGAAGACAAAGCAAGGACAGCTCGGCAGCGAGCAGCGGAGAGCGGAATGGTCAGCGGTGCGTCTGCAAGTCGACGTTGGATGCTGGCTGTTTGGAGGTTTCGGAGCAAAAGCCTGGCTAGCAGGGACTTGCGTCTAAGTCTGGGGGTGGTGTATTACGGGTATTAGTGAGTGGTGTGGGCGACTCAGGTCACTTTTCTGccgctttattttttttgttagcTCAAAGTCACAGCCAAGTTCAGCGGCAACTGAGCTTAACACAAGGCGaggaaaagtaaaataaagccCTGGCTGGTGGAAACTGCTAATAATAGCCAAATAAGCATggaatttaatttacttgcTTCATAAAAATcatttattatttctttcgCCTCTACACGAGCCGCCTCTGCCACCGCATCCTGCGTGATTTGTCGCCTTCCAAGCCTCTGTCATTCTGCTGCGTGACCTGCTCAGCTCGGTTTCTCTTTCCAGCACACTTGCATGCCATTTCGGGCAGCTTCACCGCCCGCCGATCTAGCGGCTGTTCTCAGTTACAAACGATCTGTGATTGGCCCGTTTGAGCCGACAGAAAGAGGCGTTTGAGGAGTATACCGTATGCCTGCAGTTGCTTGTACCTTAAAAACTCACTATGTTATACTACAGAATGAGGTACTCTGTACAGCTTGAGTACCCGCCGGCTAGCAGTACGTGTACTCGCGACTGCACGTCTAATGGGCGCTATGCCTCATATGGAAGTACTTTGGCTTTCTCATTGCCATTCCCGGCGTGCGTCATAGCCGAAACGGCGTTGAGCTGCTAGTACAGCCTTCTAATACAGCCTCTCAAACCACAAGGCTGCCTTTTGAGCTGCGAGAAACGAAGTATATACATAAATAcaaaataatatagcagcAAGACATGAAGAAGATGTGGGTGGGTGGCAGACTGTAATACCGTGTTAGGTTGACTGACGGCGTGTGAGTGGCCAATTTGTTATTCATTATTCATCttgtctcatctcatctctcatctCGTTCGGCCCGTTGTAACACAAGCTCTGTAAAGCGGTATTGTTTTTTGCAGCATGATCAGATAATATCCCCAGTGTATCCAtaacaagagagaaataaaaaggtttatttccTCACAATCCGCCGCgaagcttctgcagctggcTCATCAGCCCAAATCCAGCAGGCAAtgcctttgcctcttctgtCGCAACGGCATCTCTCGCTGCCATGCCACCACTAGTCTCACCCCTCGTTAGGATAGCCTCGTTCTTCTTCACGTCAATCTCCTTTAGCAGCTCACGGTGTCTGTCCTCCACCATCTTGGCCAGACTCTCGATGAACTTCGTTCTGCCCTTCTCCTCGGCAGTGCCCGTCCACACGGTAGTAAGCTCCTTGAGCCGCTCGATCCTCTCAGCAGCCTTCTCAATGCCTGAAACGGGATCGTCTCTGTTGTTTAGTAGAGTTGAAATCTCCTctcgcagcttcttcagGACTTGTTGGCCCTTCTCCTCCGAGCTCTGCAGCTCCGACCCAGGCTCTGGTGCGGATACAGATAAGAATCCAGAACTGACGGACACTTCTGAAGGCGGAAAGGTGAATTCCATGGCATCGCCGAATGTCTTGATGACGGAATCCAGGCGTTCGCGTACAAGCGTGAGTGTGCGTAGTTGCTTGATAGAATCTGGCTCTTGTCCTCCAACTCCAGCCTCACCATGCGCTTCGGCCTCGGCTTTTGAGGCTGCCTTGGCTTCCGATTCTCTCCCGTTTTCTGCCACCgaatcttttctttctttcttcttctcttcttcaatttgCTTCTTGTCActctcctccttggcttCGCCCTCCTTCTTCAGCCCCCCCGGCACGAACAGCTTGATCTCCTCGGCCAGCTTCTCaaacagcagctcctccaagctCAGCGCCTCTCCTCGCATCATCTCCACCTCGTACGACATCCTGCTCCCGCTCCGGAGGATATCATCCGTAATCTGCGTCAAAGTGTCCGAAAGCCTGGTTGTGTGGGCGTCCAGCTGTGTTAGCAGCGCCTGGGACTGCGTGGCGAGCTCCGCAAGGGGCACGGCATTGGGATTCGAGGTGGGCACGGGTGATTTTTGCGCCAGAGGCGGCAGGTTGGCGTTGATGTATGAGATTGGATCGAAAGAAGGGTTTAGGAAGTCTTGCAGAAATCCATCCGATGTGTGCTGTGATTTGGGCTGGACGGCCGGCTTTTTAGATGGCTTTGAGCTATCGCTCTGCTTGACGTCGGTTGCCATCTCCAATTTATCCACCCTGGCTTCGCGTAACCGCAAGATAAGAGGGAAAGGCGACGGGAAAGAAAATCACAATGTTTGTCTATAATATACGGGCTCTTGTGATAATTCTATTGGATTACGAAATGCAATTGAATTGAGAAGCCCGCTTCCGTCAATATTTCAGAGGCCTTGTATCGTTGTAATGTCCAAGTGGCAAGTCGCTACAGCAAGAGTCTACCTCCCTGTGTAGCCGATGATAACCCGATCTCAGTCACACTTCTCAGctctcacacacactctctccctccctctcatTCGCCTACTTATTCATTTCAACTTGTCACCGCAAAAAAAGCAAACCTCATacccaaaaaataaaagtcaaATTTCTTGAAATCTTATAGTACTAAGAAATGAGTGAAAACGCCACTGAAGAAATGCGCATCGACCCCGCCAGAGCTCAGGCTCTCATCTCCCAACTCAGCGCTGTCAAGGACCGCATCGCAACAGCCGCTCAGGGCCGAAACGTAAGCACTAGAATGTGATGATTTTGATTGCTCGTCACCGCCATACAATATCTTCTACACTATATATTCATTCacataaaatcttttatacatACACGCTCAGCCGTACATGGTATAatagagagaaaaaccaaagatggagagagatcaGCAACCAGCCCGTTCAACTAACTCACCCTCTTCAAGGTCCGCCTCGTCGCCGTCTCGAAGCTAAAGCCAGCAAACGACATCCTCGCCCTCCACAAATCACCGGCTTCTCACACCCACTTTGGCGAAAACTACGCCCAAGAATTATCCCAAAaagcagagctgctgccCCGGACCATCGACTGGCACTTCATCGGCGGCCTCCAGTCCGGCCACTGCAAGAACCTCGCCAAGATCCCGAACCTCTTCTGCGTCTCCAGCGTCGACTCCCTCAAGAAGGCCCAGCTCCTCAACTCGTCTCGCACCGCCAATCCGGATCTTCCGAAGCTCAACATCCACGTCCAGGTCAACACCTCTGGCGAGGAGGCCAAGTCCGGCTGCGCTCCCGGTGCCGATACCGTCTCTCTCTGTCGTGAAATTGCTCAGAACTTGCCGGGCCTCAACCTCCTCGGCCTCATGACCATTGGCGCCATCGCCCGTAGCCAGGCCACCACTGtagagaatgagaatgaggaTTTTGAGGCTCTGAGAGAGCAGAGGGATTTGGTGGCCAAGGAGCTTGGACTGAGCCCCGAGAGCCTGGAGCTGAGCATGGGAATGAGCGAAGATTATGAAGGAGCTATTGCACAGGGGAGCAGTGAAGTGAGGGTTGGCAGCACCATCTTTGGACAGAGGCCAGCCAAGTCGGATGCCAAGATAAAGGAGTAGGCATAgaaaacagaagaaaaaaaaggaaaaaaaaaaaaaaacatataatTTGAATACACACAGTATATTCTGATCATAACGGGCAATGTTGGAAAGTAGATTCATGGCCATATTTAGACAACTAGTCACGATCAAACAGTTAATTGAACGAATCAAACAacaactaaaataaataatggTAATAAAAGGTGGTATCAACAACAGGATCCTCCTACTCGCCCCCCTCTCATGGCCATCATCATATGTTACAACTTTCGTTtgataaaagagaagaagagaaaaaaggacaGCCGCTTTCATAGGGGaggaaaagcaagaaaatacTAAATTACATACAGAGAAAACCAAGAAAGAGTATGCCTTCAATCTCGCCTATCGCCggcttaaaaaaagaaaatatctcgTCCACGCacttgatattttttttctcatccaTCATGCTTTCTCTCCCAAAAACGCCCAATATGCTTCCATGCGTGTCAAGACATTTCCTAGTCAGTCATGTGGTTGTAGTTATTTGCCAATCATAtttcaaaaaagaaaatacggTTGGttcaaaaataaaaaataaaaaaagggaggatAGTAGCAGAAGTAGTAATGACAATTAGTTGACCATTACACTTCCAAAGGCATCAGAAATGTCTTGTCGTGTCGGAGGTTCGTGTCTGTCGGGCAGCGTTGACACTCCGACGGAGAGCCTTTCTTGCATGAGCTTGACGAGGATCCGAGGAACTGATTCATCGGTGGCACGGACCGTCAATCGAATCATCTTTAGTATCACCATGTTAGTAACGCATAAACTTCGCTGACCATTCAAAGTGTATAAACAAGAAGGTAGAATAAACGATGATCAGGGCAAAGGTGAATAAAGTTTGTCTCATGACCCGAAGGTTCTGAAGTAGCAAATACTAATTTTTGCAAAACATCATATCGAAGAGATTTAACACAATGAGAAAAAGTGGAAACAAtgttaaaataacttacttgCGTGGAATAATTGGGCTCCAGCCGCATAAGACAGCCAAACTTGCCACCCTCTGAAGTATGAAGCACGCTAGCACCGACAACGTTCTTGGGGTTGGGGTCAACCAAATCAAGGACGCGCCATCTGAAGCCCTCAACCGTTGCCGACACGAATCTCTCCGTGATTTCCCTGGCGCCGTTCCTACTACCAGAAAGACCAAAGAtttcttgcgcttctcgaGCACCGCCGCCAATTTGCTTCCAGCGCTTGAAAAAGTCTTCGGCAGAGAGTTCTGCAGGGTCCATAAACTTGTGAATGGTTACCGGGAGCTTCAGCGTAAGTGCTTGCAGCGCACCGGCCAGGTAACTGACACGAATGGTCGGGCTCTTTTCAAAGatcttctttgcttcaaaCATGATGACCTGCTGACTTTGGGACCCTTGGGCAAGCATGCTCTCGGGGAGGCCCTTCACGTCCCAAGAGAGATTGCCCTTTTCACTCTCGTCCAAATCCAATGTCGTGGTGAAGGACGTGATAGTTCCCGGGTTCTTGTTTCTGAAATACGCAATGAGGCAAGCCATCTGTCCGCGATACTCTGACCGGACACCGATTTGAATCTGGCCATCCTCGTAGAGGACACCCTCAGCCTTTAGCAAGAGCCTGTTGAAGCCCTTCTCCCATCCGGGAGAAAGATGTGCGGCGCTAGCTAGGTTTGGTGCCTTGAAAGGCTTTTGTTCGCCTGTTGGCGAGCTCATGTCCAGCCCGGCCAAATCAGAGACGCCATTGGCATGGCTTCCATTGACACCATTGGCCTTGTTCCCGTTGGGCGGGACAGCAGAACTAAACGTCCTCTTAAGACCACCAGGCTTAGCCATGTTGAGCTCTGCCTCGGTATTGGCAGACTTGCCGCCAACGACCCATGTCCTCCGGTCGCTCGTGTTGGCGTGCTTTTGATGCAGACGAGACAGCAATGCTGACTCTCGCTCGGGGAACGGAGGCATCTCGTCGCACATTGTCCGAAGAAGGTCATCTGTTGGCAGCGTGGCCAATTTCAGGTACTCACAGGCTCTCTGCTGCAATTCGGAATCCAGCGTATGGCTGTAAATTTCGAAAACGTGAACGAGCTGAGGCTTAATTTCGGGGAACAAGTTGACAAACTTGATGAAGCAGGAAAGAATCATGGCGCGTGTGCTTGACGAACATGCTGATAGCTTCCTCTGCAAAGCCAGAAATTGCTCAATGGGGCTGCAACGCTGCTGATCCGCAACGAGATGGCCAAACTCTCCGAGAATATATGCGCCAATCTTGACCAATGTCTCGTGGCAATGGTCAGACCTAACATGCTGAAGCGCAGTCTGGGCAGCATAAACCTGGAGCTCCTCGTTGTTGGTCACAATCTGGATAACCCGCTGCCACACTTCATCGCTGACATGGTCACCAGCCATGGCGATCAGTCGCAAGGATATATCGACATACCACTGGACGTCAGTGGCGTACTTTTCCGTAAGAATGGCAATCTTAAGTACCATCTCCTCACGGATGGCAAAGTCTGCGTTCTGAAGGAACTGCAAAAGCTCGCCAACTACGACCTGGGCATTTGTGGAGTCGCACATGCTATAAAGGAGGTCAAGACCCTTTCTGCGGACGCTGATATCACGGTCCTTGAGCGAGCTAAGGATAATGTCCTGATGCTGCTTGATGGGTATGAGATTCTCAGATCTCGCGGCAAGGTGAGTCATGGCTTCGAGCCCCAGGTATCGAACATTCGTCTCTCGGCTTTGGATGAAGCGCCCAAGGCGAGAAGAAATCTGCTTCATCAGGTCCTGCTCAGTGTCCAAGTGGATAATAAGGTTGATAGCCTCGAAGAGCACAGCATTTTGGGCATTGTTCTGCTGCACGTTCTTGCTCGACTCGATGGCAAGGTTGAGAATCTTTTGCAGAGACTCCCGGATAAGCTCGCGCACATGGGTGTCCTCTATACATAAGTCATGAGTTAGTTCACTAGGCACATCCGCATCATCAGATCGGAGACAGATCCAACATACCTGAAGGGGGGAAGTATTGCAGCAGGCGCAGGAGCTTGACCTGAAGCCAGGGGCAAGGGACCTTGTAATACAGATAGTCGGTGGTGTACTCTCCGTCAATTAGGATACGCTTAAgcctagcagcagctttggaaTAGGCGCCCTTGTATTGCTCCAAGTCGTCTTGAGCCAGGGTCATGACGAGAGAGGTAATAGACAGCGCAACGCCCaaatcatcgtcgtccatcAGGTGGATTAGTCGTTCGGCCCACTGAGGCTGCACAATGCCCGGGTGCTTTCGATACAGTCGTAGTAAAGTCAGGGCGGCTTTTTTCTTGACAAATGATTTGGAGGTCCTAAAATGTATCGGTCAGCTCCCAGTTCGCACATGCCTAACCTTGTCCCGCTATCAGTACAGTATGCATCGGGACTTACGGAGAAATAAGCAATCGATGCACCTCTCCGCTGAGAGCTTCTCCCATTTCGCGGCCTCCAACATTGGCGATGGCATGCAGAGCGAGACAGTTGAAGAGCTCGTTGTGGTCAAGCAGATCCTTGCGAATGCTGTTGACCACAAGATGGAGCAGCTCGTGCTTCTCATGGAGGAACAGCGTCATGGCCAGATAACCAATCTGCTTCTCGGAGTATTTATTCGCAGAGATCAGATTCACAGCCTCGAGGTGCCCAAAGTCGACATTCCACCCCAGAATGTAGATGTAAAGGAGCTTGCAGACATATTTCTTCTTGTGGTAGCCGCTGAGGTTGCCATCCTTGAACTTTTGTCGGATGTTGGCCAGCTCCTTGTTGAttcgcttctcctccagTTCGCGGGCACGCGCGTTTCGCAAATCGGCGATGAATTGCACCAGGCCTCGCATATTAgcattgccgctgctggagcgGCCAATCCAGCCGGATGCAGACGACGACATGTTGGCGGTTCGATTCGTCGAGTCTCTAAGCTGGCGcgccccc comes from Trichoderma asperellum chromosome 3, complete sequence and encodes:
- a CDS encoding uncharacterized protein (BUSCO:EOG092D3HUP) is translated as MSENATEEMRIDPARAQALISQLSAVKDRIATAAQGRNVRLVAVSKLKPANDILALHKSPASHTHFGENYAQELSQKAELLPRTIDWHFIGGLQSGHCKNLAKIPNLFCVSSVDSLKKAQLLNSSRTANPDLPKLNIHVQVNTSGEEAKSGCAPGADTVSLCREIAQNLPGLNLLGLMTIGAIARSQATTVENENEDFEALREQRDLVAKELGLSPESLELSMGMSEDYEGAIAQGSSEVRVGSTIFGQRPAKSDAKIKE
- a CDS encoding uncharacterized protein (EggNog:ENOG41) is translated as MATDVKQSDSSKPSKKPAVQPKSQHTSDGFLQDFLNPSFDPISYINANLPPLAQKSPVPTSNPNAVPLAELATQSQALLTQLDAHTTRLSDTLTQITDDILRSGSRMSYEVEMMRGEALSLEELLFEKLAEEIKLFVPGGLKKEGEAKEESDKKQIEEEKKKERKDSVAENGRESEAKAASKAEAEAHGEAGVGGQEPDSIKQLRTLTLVRERLDSVIKTFGDAMEFTFPPSEVSVSSGFLSVSAPEPGSELQSSEEKGQQVLKKLREEISTLLNNRDDPVSGIEKAAERIERLKELTTVWTGTAEEKGRTKFIESLAKMVEDRHRELLKEIDVKKNEAILTRGETSGGMAARDAVATEEAKALPAGFGLMSQLQKLRGGL
- a CDS encoding uncharacterized protein (EggNog:ENOG41), producing the protein MAVISTVPRGDVTANLNFFTAPSDGEVPFNLVGDGHAPELARRNYGDDFHDVVIHDVRGRESDFNVDRDAFELVQGVPPSAEPDFVDEDSIKKNYYPEVERLLLDKIPGADKVYIFDHTIRRSDPDAHRSPVLRVHIDQTAASTEKRVRRYFPDEADELLKRRYRIVNVWRSLNKGPIEATPLALAASATLDEKDVTPISHRYADGYNGETAAVNYNPNQKFYYFSGMTPDERLLIECFDSDSLKPGSKIGGRTPHTAFVDPRTRPDAEGRESIEVRALVFGK
- a CDS encoding uncharacterized protein (EggNog:ENOG41), coding for MEASEGVASAVGVKLDRRSPAAASQSKRDRKRQALIERLSVMNDKLQRDRDLTYRDQLQKIQYEVGLVQRFDPYAPNALEKAAELLQEHRQAQGPPVHADGARSLMDMAGIRFPDFIDEVEDLIEIRDFQLVQSKNEYERKVQEYKNTHAYKVETAKREHRALTETLRDRLINSLTQKKNRLNREKEVLEINDSNALLLNPNQFSLTNPASPGGAHGKRATRLRKDAEDLQVFPDGKKRKRNQGEDDGSPVPSRRALDPNSTTPLWQSEKARAAAKQNGPVYSIDKLFTDKELSLHYNTAALAAHQYVLRNRGNGNASSPDDSEFGNGDSNDNDKDDADSQPSAAPMMERQVSHATRSTRGGANQNFLDDKILGIEGIANFEIPANLDLMHAQEPPKMPPPVPQQYLKPYPRSADQNFPVPLSQDDIASDLSVMGLFKQYDQTHKPGAHLDASSGLRKILEAVAVPYHQGRYVAFTSAARDDPENLRDALGIPSSNIRDQPSPIHQSLSLAALSAAAAAPMSRQSSQTGGVAMSRQGTSGSGRGKGRRG